The proteins below come from a single Eucalyptus grandis isolate ANBG69807.140 chromosome 3, ASM1654582v1, whole genome shotgun sequence genomic window:
- the LOC104436557 gene encoding receptor-like protein kinase 5 → MPRLTSSPPHIHFFFYMPCLVFLCSLSHVAESQIPDQEQQVLLKLRQTWQDPSSLDNWVPSNSTSHCTWPEVTCQDGSITELKLANLNINYPIPPFICDLNNLTRLDLSNNNIPGEFPTVLYNRSKLLYLDLSQNYFEGPIPSDIDGMANLQVLILAANSFSFNVPASITRLQRLRILHLYQSEYNGTYPEEIFGLSNLEELSLGYNDKFVPSQLPQNFTALKKLRFFSMPQTNLYGGIPETISDMEALEYLDLGINPLTGDIPGSIFALRNLSELYVYETDVSGSIPQKVSAVNLSVIDLSFNNLMGNIPEVFGKLKNLYSLNLGFNQLSGGIPKGIAHLPALSDVRLSNNNLSGTIPPDFGKFSLLRRFEVAYNNLTGAFPEQLCHGGTLFGLAAMDNNLNGELPKSLGNCSTLLLVMLHNNGFTGNAPGGLWMSRNLTDLILSGNGLSGELPKELSPSLTRIEISSNKFFGKIPSTVSSWRNLRVFDASNNLLRGTVPTELTELPFLTTLLLGQNELSGILPTDIVSWKSLTTLNLSHNKISGPIPSEIGLLPVLTQLDLSDNQLSGLIPPEIGHLNLNRLNLSSNRLSGPIPAKLENAAYDASFLNNPRLCASNSFMRINDCNAQSHRLSKTNLTLIVILAIAAAMCILLVVLFTIRASRKNRDWFDSTPKLTSFQSLNFTESNILSGLKEHNVIGSGGSGKVYRIIVNPSGDVVAVKRISNNQKLNEKLEKQFVAEVEILGNIKHRHIVKLLGCISCEKSKLLVYEYMENSSLDRWLHKKKRLSPMSGVANNMILDWPNRLQIALGAAKGLCYMHNDCSSPIIHRDVKSSNILLDSEFNAKIADFGLARMLAKPGEAVSMTAVAGSFGYLAPEYAHTTRVNEKIDVYSFGVVLLELTTGKEANNGDEDMCLADWAWRHIQDGNPITDALDEEIQHDSNVDEISNVFKLGIFCTATLPSTRPTMKEVLQVLLKCSDPLYNV, encoded by the exons ATGCCGAGACTAACCTCATCACCTCCTCATattcacttcttcttctacaTGCCGTGTCTCGTCTTCCTCTGCTCCCTCTCCCATGTTGCAGAGTCTCAAATCCCGGATCAAGAACAGCAAGTCCTCTTGAAGCTGAGGCAAACCTGGCAAGACCCATCTTCCCTCGATAACTGGGTCCCCTCCAATTCAACCTCCCACTGCACATGGCCCGAGGTCACCTGCCAAGACGGCTCGATCaccgagctcaagcttgccaaCCTGAACATAAATTATCCGATCCCCCCATTCATCTGCGACCTCAACAATCTGACCAGGCTCGATCTCTCCAACAACAATATTCCTGGAGAGTTTCCCACAGTTCTCTACAACCGTTCCAAGCTCCTGTACCTCGACCTGTCCCAGAATTACTTCGAAGGTCCAATTCCATCTGATATCGATGGCATGGCCAATCTTCAGGTCCTGATTCTCGCTGCCAACAGCTTCTCTTTCAACGTCCCAGCATCAATCACAAGACTGCAGAGGCTGAGGATCCTTCACCTTTACCAGTCCGAGTACAATGGCACGTACCCTGAAGAGATTTTTGGCCTCTCCAATCTTGAAGAACTGAGCCTCGGGTACAATGACAAGTTCGTGCCATCGCAGCTGCCACAGAACTTCACCGCCCTGAAGAAGCTGCGGTTCTTCTCGATGCCACAGACAAACCTGTATGGTGGAATCCCAGAGACGATCAGCGATATGGAGGCCCTCGAGTACTTGGATTTGGGGATAAATCCACTGACAGGAGATATCCCGGGCAGCATTTTTGCTCTGAGGAACTTGAGCGAGTTGTACGTTTACGAGACTGATGTGTCTGGGTCGATCCCTCAGAAAGTCAGCGCCGTGAACCTGAGCGTGATTGATCtgtcttttaataatttgatgggGAACATACCTGAAGTTTTCGGAAAGCTCAAGAATCTATACAGCTTGAATTTAGGGTTCAATCAATTGTCCGGCGGAATCCCGAAAGGTATCGCGCATCTTCCCGCTTTGTCTGATGTCAGGCTGTCCAACAACAATCTATCGGGCACAATCCCCCCGGACTTTGGCAAGTTTTCCCTGCTCAGAAGATTCGAAGTGGCCTACAACAACTTGACCGGTGCATTTCCGGAACAGCTGTGCCATGGTGGTACGCTGTTCGGGTTGGCCGCTATGGACAACAATCTCAACGGGGAGTTGCCGAAGTCACTTGGAAATTGCAGTACTTTGCTCTTAGTGATGTTGCACAACAATGGATTCACCGGCAATGCGCCTGGAGGACTCTGGATGTCACGGAACTTGACGGATTTGATTTTGAGTGGTAACGGATTAAGTGGCGAGCTTCCCAAGGAGCTGTCCCCAAGCCTCACTCGGATCGAGATAAGCAGCAACAAATTCTTCGGCAAGATTCCGAGCACGGTGTCTTCGTGGAGGAACTTGAGGGTATTTGATGCTAGTAATAACCTCCTCAGGGGCACGGTTCCGACTGAATTGACTGAGCTTCCTTTTCTGACGACGCTTTTGCTCGGTCAGAACGAGCTCTCCGGGATTCTTCCCACAGACATCGTTTCATGGAAATCCTTGACCACTCTGAATCTCAGTCACAATAAGATCTCGGGACCGATTCCAAGTGAAATCGGTCTTCTACCTGTACTCACGCAGTTGGATCTGTCTGACAACCAACTGTCTGGCTTAATTCCTCCTGAAATCGGCCACCTGAATCTGAACCGTCTGAATTTATCCTCCAATCGCCTCAGCGGACCAATCCCAGCCAAGTTAGAGAACGCCGCATATGATGCCAGTTTCCTGAACAACCCCAGGCTCTGCGCATCCAATTCGTTTATGAGGATCAATGACTGCAACGCCCAATCCCATAGATTGAGCAAGACCAATCTCACCTTGATCGTGATCTTGGCCATTGCGGCAGCGATGTGCATTTTGTTGGTGGTGCTATTCACGATCAGAGCTTCCAGAAAGAACAGGGATTGGTTTGATTCGACTCCAAAACTGACTTcattccaaagtttgaattttACAGAATCGAATATTCTGTCGGGATTGAAGGAGCATAATGTGATTGGAAGTGGCGGATCAGGAAAAGTATATCGCATTATTGTGAATCCTTCTGGTGACGTTGTTGCTGTGAAAAGGATTTCGAATAACCAAAAGTTAAATGAGAAGCTGGAAAAGCAATTCGTAGCAGAAGTGGAGATACTTGGGAACATTAAGCATCGGCACATTGTCAAATTGTTGGGCTGTATTTCTTGCGAGAAGTCGAAACTCCTAGTGTATGAGTACATGGAAAATAGCAGCTTGGACCGTTGGcttcacaagaagaaaagattgtCGCCCATGTCAGGTGTCGCCAACAATATGATCTTGGATTGGCCCAATAGGTTGCAGATTGCGCTCGGAGCAGCTAAAGGACTTTGCTATATGCATAATGATTGTTCATCACCCATCATCCACCGGGACGTGAAATCGAGCAACATTCTCTTAGACTCAGAGTTCAACGCAAAAATTGCTGACTTCGGCCTTGCAAGGATGTTGGCCAAGCCTGGAGAAGCTGTTAGCATGACAGCCGTTGCTGGTTCTTTCGGCTATTTGGCACCAG AGTATGCTCATACGACAAGAGTCAATGAGAAGATtgatgtctatagctttgggGTAGTTCTCTTGGAACTAACCACTGGGAAGGAGGCTAACAACGGGGATGAAGACATGTGCCTCGCTGATTGGGCATGGCGTCACATCCAAGATGGCAACCCGATAACTGACGCATTAGATGAGGAGATCCAGCACGACTCAAACGTGGATGAAATAAGCAATGTTTTCAAGCTTGGGATCTTTTGCACTGCTACTCTGCCTTCCACGAGGCCTACAATGAAGGAGGTACTGCAAGTGCTGCTCAAATGTAGCGATCCACTGTACAATGTCTAG